A single Nostoc sp. PCC 7107 DNA region contains:
- a CDS encoding HAD family hydrolase: protein MLRLFTDFDGPIVDVSERYYRVYQYCLEKTQRPGQAVQQLNKAEFWQQKRSRIPEKQIALNSGLDEAQAQEFSQLRRKTVHTESYFEYDTLVPGAVDALLRIQAAGIDLAVMTMRRVRELDFAFQKFDLGKFFPENRCYCLSNDYVKTRDIEDKPLLMAKALQELSPVNDTWMVGDTEADITAAKTHNIKVIAVESGIRDRTQLELYHPDLIVPDLSSAVALILEKSTLTLR, encoded by the coding sequence ATGCTAAGACTATTTACCGACTTCGACGGCCCTATTGTTGATGTTTCTGAACGGTACTATCGTGTTTATCAATATTGTTTAGAAAAAACTCAACGTCCAGGACAAGCGGTACAACAACTGAATAAAGCTGAATTTTGGCAACAGAAGCGATCGCGCATTCCCGAAAAACAAATTGCCTTAAATTCTGGCCTTGATGAAGCGCAAGCACAAGAATTTTCTCAACTACGGCGGAAAACAGTACATACAGAATCTTATTTTGAGTATGACACCCTAGTACCTGGTGCTGTAGATGCACTGTTACGAATTCAAGCAGCGGGAATTGACTTAGCTGTCATGACCATGAGGCGAGTTAGGGAATTAGACTTTGCCTTCCAAAAATTTGATTTAGGTAAATTTTTCCCAGAAAATCGCTGTTATTGCCTAAGTAACGATTATGTTAAGACTCGTGACATTGAAGATAAGCCATTATTAATGGCAAAAGCATTACAAGAACTATCACCCGTTAATGATACATGGATGGTAGGAGATACAGAAGCCGATATTACTGCGGCTAAAACCCACAACATTAAAGTTATAGCTGTAGAGTCTGGTATCCGCGATCGCACTCAACTAGAACTTTACCACCCCGACTTAATTGTTCCCGATTTAAGTTCAGCAGTGGCTCTCATCTTAGAAAAGAGTACTCTAACTCTCAGATAG
- a CDS encoding response regulator yields the protein MMHTSSPTILVIEDDAVTRNLFLESLQAEGYETIGAENGRIGIQLTQEHLPDLVICDILMPDMDGYDVLNALRQDQLTAIIPFIFLTGSDTKDALRKGMELGADDYLTKPLTVEQLLRAIKIRLEKQALLRYWYATQTRQISESIPANIAVSKTPEPFFPSVPQFKEVFDYIEANYHQGITLSKVAEAVGYSRAYLTNRVAKQTGETVNGWIVKRRMIAARSLLKNTNQTIEQIALALGYQNACHFSRQFRQHHGIPPKHWRKKQEFLNTCTQLEKCLPVVQT from the coding sequence ATGATGCACACATCGTCGCCAACAATTCTGGTCATTGAAGATGATGCTGTTACCCGCAATCTCTTCTTAGAGAGTTTACAAGCTGAAGGTTATGAGACAATCGGTGCAGAAAATGGTCGTATTGGTATTCAACTGACACAAGAGCATTTACCAGATTTGGTAATCTGCGATATCTTGATGCCAGATATGGATGGTTACGATGTTTTAAATGCTTTGCGTCAAGACCAACTGACAGCGATTATTCCTTTTATTTTTTTGACTGGTAGTGATACTAAGGATGCTTTACGTAAGGGTATGGAGTTGGGTGCAGATGATTATTTGACCAAACCTTTAACTGTTGAGCAATTGTTGAGGGCAATCAAGATTCGATTGGAAAAACAAGCTTTGCTCAGATATTGGTATGCTACTCAAACACGTCAAATATCGGAATCTATACCTGCAAACATCGCGGTGTCGAAAACTCCTGAGCCATTTTTCCCTTCAGTTCCTCAATTCAAAGAAGTTTTCGACTACATTGAAGCTAATTATCACCAAGGAATTACTTTATCTAAAGTTGCTGAGGCGGTGGGTTATTCCCGCGCTTATTTAACTAATAGAGTTGCGAAACAAACAGGCGAAACTGTCAATGGCTGGATTGTTAAGCGGCGAATGATAGCGGCGCGTTCTTTGTTGAAGAATACTAACCAAACCATTGAGCAAATTGCACTGGCTTTAGGTTATCAAAATGCTTGTCACTTTTCTCGCCAGTTTCGACAGCATCATGGCATACCTCCTAAACATTGGCGAAAAAAGCAGGAGTTTCTTAATACTTGCACTCAGTTGGAAAAGTGCTTACCTGTTGTTCAAACATAA
- a CDS encoding CPP1-like family protein: MSDQNPYDKLGVSEDASFDEIQDARNRLLEQHSGDAKSLELIEASYDAILMDRLRMRQEGKIKVPERIRFPELRVQFPPKEVSTPREQSPAWLQRILDQPTTADVLLPGAWYLGLSAIGIFYPATGDQVLQLVLVVGVGISVYFLNRKEGKFGRAVLLTLIGLILGLIIGGLVASGLSPQISLFGLNTEQFSTVFTFILLWLISSFLR; encoded by the coding sequence ATGAGCGATCAAAATCCCTACGACAAACTTGGGGTGTCCGAAGATGCAAGCTTTGATGAAATTCAGGATGCTCGCAATCGCCTATTGGAGCAACACAGTGGCGATGCTAAGAGTCTGGAACTCATTGAAGCTTCTTATGACGCGATTTTAATGGATCGGTTACGGATGCGTCAGGAAGGCAAAATCAAAGTACCTGAGCGAATCCGGTTTCCAGAACTACGAGTGCAATTTCCTCCTAAAGAAGTTTCCACTCCTCGTGAACAGTCGCCTGCATGGCTACAAAGAATATTAGATCAGCCAACAACGGCAGATGTACTGTTACCAGGTGCTTGGTATTTGGGTTTGAGTGCTATTGGTATTTTTTATCCTGCCACGGGTGATCAAGTTTTACAGTTGGTGTTAGTGGTTGGGGTCGGTATTAGTGTTTACTTTCTCAATCGTAAAGAAGGTAAGTTTGGTAGAGCCGTTTTGCTAACGCTGATTGGTCTGATACTAGGCTTAATTATTGGTGGATTGGTTGCAAGCGGGCTTTCACCACAAATAAGTTTGTTTGGGCTGAATACTGAGCAATTTTCTACGGTGTTCACGTTTATATTATTGTGGTTAATTAGTAGCTTTCTGCGCTAA
- a CDS encoding response regulator transcription factor: MAPAKILVVDDDPAVRNLIQRFLIKQNYQVEAAEDGKTALALFEQFNPDLVILDVNLPDVIGFNLCQEMQSRNGVFVLMLTSRADEADKIRGFAKGADDYLTKPFGLGELEVRVAAILRRQRVVTTAEQKRLVFEKLMIDPVRREVTLNNLPVPLTALEFDLLHFLASHPGRVWRRAELIQEVWDYEYVGDQRVVDVHIGQIRKKIEVDASQPALIQTVRGVGYKFECPTHSPQLETNP; this comes from the coding sequence ATGGCTCCTGCCAAGATTCTTGTAGTTGATGACGACCCTGCGGTTCGCAACTTAATCCAACGCTTTTTGATTAAGCAGAACTATCAGGTGGAGGCGGCTGAGGATGGTAAAACAGCCTTAGCGCTATTCGAGCAATTTAACCCTGACTTGGTAATTTTAGACGTAAATTTACCAGACGTTATTGGGTTCAACCTCTGCCAAGAGATGCAAAGTCGCAATGGTGTGTTTGTTCTCATGCTCACTAGCCGTGCGGATGAAGCTGACAAGATTCGCGGCTTTGCTAAAGGTGCTGATGACTATCTCACCAAGCCATTTGGTCTAGGAGAGTTAGAAGTCAGAGTTGCTGCTATTTTGCGACGACAGCGGGTGGTGACAACAGCAGAGCAAAAACGCCTAGTTTTTGAAAAACTGATGATCGATCCCGTCCGTCGGGAAGTGACATTGAACAACCTACCAGTACCTCTAACAGCCTTGGAATTTGACTTGTTACATTTTTTAGCCAGCCATCCTGGGCGGGTTTGGCGACGAGCCGAACTAATTCAAGAGGTTTGGGACTATGAATATGTTGGCGACCAACGGGTTGTAGATGTACATATCGGTCAAATTCGGAAGAAAATTGAAGTTGATGCCAGCCAACCAGCATTAATTCAGACTGTACGTGGTGTAGGTTATAAGTTTGAATGTCCTACTCATTCTCCGCAATTAGAAACCAACCCTTGA
- a CDS encoding XisI protein — translation MAISAYAAIPIANGQIDCYTVFDTKQNHYMVMNVGWDGHRRVYGCVLHLDIKQGKISIEQNMTEMRVAQELVERGFPKDDIVLGFQAPEMREYTGYGVF, via the coding sequence ATCGCAATATCGGCTTATGCTGCTATTCCCATAGCAAATGGTCAGATTGATTGCTACACTGTTTTTGATACAAAACAAAACCATTATATGGTTATGAATGTGGGTTGGGATGGTCATCGGCGAGTTTACGGCTGTGTTTTACATTTGGATATTAAGCAGGGAAAAATTTCAATTGAGCAGAATATGACGGAAATGAGAGTGGCTCAAGAACTCGTAGAGCGAGGGTTTCCTAAAGATGATATTGTTTTAGGATTTCAAGCTCCTGAAATGAGAGAATATACAGGATATGGAGTTTTTTGA
- the rsmA gene encoding 16S rRNA (adenine(1518)-N(6)/adenine(1519)-N(6))-dimethyltransferase RsmA, with product MVQPRKAFAQHWLKSDKVLNAIVQAAECSTNDRILEIGPGTGILTRQLLPLVQALVAVEIDRDLCKLLVKQLGTKENFLLLQGDFLALDLETNLAAFPNFQKSNKVVANIPYNITGPIIEKLLGTITNPNPKPFDSIVLLIQKEVAERLYAKAGSRTFGALSVRVQYLAECELICNVPASAFYPPPKVDSAVVRLRPRQLEILANDPRRLENLVKLGFGAKRKMLRNNLQSVIDRDRLTQLLEQLEINPQARAEDISTQQWVTLANEVGSVKSEV from the coding sequence ATGGTACAACCGCGCAAGGCTTTTGCTCAGCATTGGCTCAAAAGTGATAAGGTACTCAACGCAATTGTCCAGGCGGCAGAGTGTAGTACAAATGACCGCATCCTGGAAATCGGCCCAGGTACGGGGATTTTAACTCGTCAATTACTACCTTTAGTACAGGCTTTGGTAGCAGTGGAAATTGACCGAGATTTATGTAAGTTATTAGTTAAACAGTTGGGAACTAAAGAAAACTTTTTACTATTACAAGGTGACTTCCTCGCATTAGATTTAGAAACGAATTTAGCAGCATTTCCTAACTTCCAAAAATCTAATAAAGTAGTGGCGAATATTCCCTACAATATTACCGGGCCAATCATCGAAAAATTATTAGGAACTATCACTAATCCTAACCCCAAACCATTCGATTCTATAGTGCTATTAATTCAGAAAGAAGTGGCAGAAAGATTGTATGCCAAAGCCGGGTCAAGAACTTTTGGAGCATTATCAGTTAGGGTGCAATATCTGGCAGAATGTGAGTTAATTTGTAACGTTCCGGCAAGTGCATTTTATCCACCACCAAAAGTAGATTCAGCAGTTGTCAGGTTACGTCCGCGTCAGTTGGAAATTCTCGCTAACGACCCACGCAGATTAGAGAATCTGGTAAAGTTAGGATTTGGAGCAAAGCGGAAAATGTTGCGGAATAACTTGCAATCTGTAATTGACCGCGATCGCCTGACCCAATTACTGGAACAATTAGAAATAAATCCCCAAGCTAGGGCTGAAGATATCAGCACTCAGCAATGGGTAACTCTTGCTAATGAAGTGGGAAGTGTGAAATCTGAAGTATGA
- a CDS encoding DUF2811 domain-containing protein yields MNATVSIFTEIPETLHESLKSYLETHPDWDQTRVLTAALSLFLLQNGDSDRRAARVYLETLFHNC; encoded by the coding sequence ATGAACGCAACGGTGAGCATTTTTACGGAAATTCCCGAAACACTCCATGAATCCCTCAAAAGCTATTTAGAAACTCACCCTGATTGGGATCAAACTCGTGTGCTAACAGCAGCATTGTCACTGTTTTTACTCCAAAATGGAGATAGCGATCGCCGTGCTGCTCGTGTTTATTTAGAAACTTTATTCCATAACTGCTAG
- a CDS encoding PAS domain-containing sensor histidine kinase, with product MNTNGYTLARSISKSVLKPQSELWGFNYFCRCKSDEIVELNMHTLIEELKEVNKHLLQEIVERKQKEAGLEKSVTLLRSMLESTAYGMIAVSLEEDIVSFNQQFVQMWQIPNSLKISRKSFPCQAFFENQLKQPQLFRDSMWEMKCDCQSDRYDILELKDGRVFAQYSKPQKVNHEVIGRVWSIWDISELSQALEQSKQLGELRSQFLSMLSHQLRTPLNVVSFSNSLLKRYINEWTEEKTKPLLDRIQMAVEQLSKMLDDIIFFAKAEAAKLHFEAKPLNVVRLCHEIVAQIHTYSSQTRINFVSQDCCFTAFFDKKLLEPILKNLLDNAIKYSPSGAVVDFQLSWEQETVIFQVTDRGIGIPTADKARLFEPFYRGSNIANLPGTGLGLAIVKTLVDLHGGHIDMKSEVGVGTTFTIMLPSMK from the coding sequence ATGAATACTAACGGCTACACGTTAGCTCGTTCCATCTCGAAATCGGTGCTAAAGCCACAATCCGAGTTGTGGGGATTTAACTACTTTTGTAGGTGTAAGAGTGATGAAATAGTAGAGTTAAATATGCACACTTTGATTGAGGAATTAAAAGAGGTTAACAAACATTTACTGCAAGAAATTGTAGAACGAAAGCAGAAGGAGGCAGGTTTAGAAAAATCTGTCACTTTACTTCGTTCTATGTTGGAATCAACGGCTTACGGTATGATTGCAGTTAGTTTGGAGGAAGATATTGTTAGTTTTAATCAACAATTTGTCCAGATGTGGCAGATTCCCAACTCTCTGAAAATATCGAGGAAAAGTTTTCCATGCCAAGCTTTTTTTGAGAATCAACTCAAACAGCCGCAACTATTTCGGGATTCGATGTGGGAGATGAAGTGTGATTGTCAGAGCGATCGCTACGATATTCTAGAGTTGAAGGATGGTAGAGTCTTTGCTCAATACTCTAAACCGCAGAAGGTAAATCACGAAGTGATTGGTAGAGTCTGGAGTATTTGGGATATTTCCGAACTGAGCCAAGCTTTAGAACAGTCTAAACAACTGGGTGAATTGAGATCGCAATTTTTATCTATGCTTTCTCATCAATTACGTACACCGTTGAATGTAGTTTCATTTTCTAATAGCTTACTCAAGAGATACATTAATGAATGGACAGAGGAAAAAACTAAACCATTATTAGATCGCATTCAAATGGCTGTAGAACAACTCAGCAAGATGCTAGACGACATTATTTTTTTTGCCAAAGCAGAAGCAGCTAAACTCCACTTTGAGGCTAAACCATTGAATGTAGTGCGGTTGTGCCATGAGATTGTGGCACAAATCCATACCTACAGTAGCCAAACCAGAATTAATTTTGTCAGTCAAGATTGCTGTTTTACTGCTTTTTTCGATAAAAAATTGCTGGAGCCAATACTGAAGAACTTGCTCGACAATGCAATCAAGTATTCTCCGTCAGGCGCTGTGGTGGATTTCCAACTTTCATGGGAACAAGAGACGGTGATTTTTCAAGTCACGGATAGGGGTATTGGTATTCCCACAGCAGATAAAGCGCGGCTATTTGAACCATTTTATCGAGGTAGTAATATTGCTAATCTACCGGGTACTGGACTAGGACTAGCAATTGTGAAAACTCTGGTTGACTTACACGGTGGTCATATTGATATGAAAAGTGAAGTTGGTGTAGGCACAACTTTTACTATTATGCTGCCATCAATGAAATAA
- a CDS encoding DUF3082 domain-containing protein, whose amino-acid sequence MSENITPQETATQAQASPLRCVTGAIISSGMAYALYSLMIAIATSFASKPVHSHNELVIKITSAVRTLVVGIVALGSGIFGIVAIGLIALGVQLLIQQLSQPKNN is encoded by the coding sequence ATGAGTGAAAACATTACACCACAAGAAACAGCAACCCAGGCGCAAGCATCACCACTACGTTGCGTTACAGGCGCAATCATTTCCAGTGGAATGGCCTATGCTTTATATTCGCTGATGATTGCGATCGCTACTAGCTTTGCCAGCAAACCCGTCCATTCTCATAATGAACTCGTCATCAAAATTACCTCTGCGGTACGTACCTTAGTTGTTGGTATAGTTGCTTTAGGCAGCGGGATATTTGGCATAGTAGCGATAGGTTTGATAGCTTTGGGTGTGCAACTATTAATTCAACAGTTGTCTCAGCCAAAGAATAATTAA
- a CDS encoding XisH family protein produces MNYRLALEISDPTQILYLAVLIGVYEAFFKREFAQISVERYQIKQIIYDPIQEVILQWIP; encoded by the coding sequence TTGAATTATCGGCTTGCTTTAGAAATTAGTGATCCAACTCAGATTCTATATTTAGCAGTGCTTATAGGTGTTTACGAAGCCTTTTTTAAGCGGGAATTTGCCCAAATATCTGTAGAGAGATATCAAATTAAACAAATTATTTATGACCCGATTCAAGAGGTAATTTTACAATGGATACCCTAG
- the ispE gene encoding 4-(cytidine 5'-diphospho)-2-C-methyl-D-erythritol kinase — MRSYSLIAPAKINLYLEIIGDRADGYHELVMILQSIDLADRINIRAIGDETIRVHCNHPQVPTDKTNLVYRAAELMAKHFPEAFAKHGGVEITLEKNIPVAAGLAGGSTNAAAVLVGIDLLWNLGLTQTEIEELGATLGSDIPFCVAGGTAIATGRGEKLAPLPNLDHIYIVLAKYRSLEISTPWAYKTYRQEFGYTYLKTTEDLAARATAVHSGEIVKAIVHQDTAEIAQKLHNDLERVILPAHPQVMQLRELFATQPGVLGTMMSGSGPSVFAIIESEPQAQAVKQSIRAAIPHEDLELFVTRTITHGIQIASE, encoded by the coding sequence ATGCGTTCCTACAGTTTAATTGCTCCTGCCAAAATTAATTTGTATCTGGAAATCATTGGCGATCGCGCTGATGGTTATCATGAGTTAGTCATGATTTTGCAAAGCATCGACCTCGCCGACCGAATTAATATTCGCGCCATCGGTGACGAAACTATTCGCGTTCACTGTAACCATCCCCAAGTCCCCACAGATAAAACTAATCTGGTATATCGCGCCGCAGAATTGATGGCGAAACACTTTCCCGAAGCCTTTGCTAAACATGGGGGAGTGGAAATTACACTAGAGAAAAATATTCCCGTCGCGGCTGGGTTGGCGGGAGGTTCGACAAACGCCGCCGCAGTATTAGTCGGGATAGATTTACTCTGGAACTTGGGACTTACCCAAACAGAAATTGAAGAATTGGGCGCTACCCTAGGTTCAGATATACCATTTTGTGTCGCAGGTGGAACAGCGATCGCCACAGGTAGAGGTGAAAAACTTGCGCCACTGCCAAATTTAGATCACATATATATAGTATTAGCCAAATATCGCAGTCTAGAAATTTCTACCCCTTGGGCATACAAAACCTATCGTCAAGAATTTGGTTATACCTATCTTAAAACTACCGAAGATTTAGCCGCCCGCGCCACCGCAGTTCATTCTGGTGAAATAGTCAAAGCCATTGTCCATCAAGATACAGCCGAAATTGCCCAAAAACTGCACAATGATTTAGAGCGTGTTATTTTACCTGCTCATCCCCAAGTTATGCAACTACGCGAACTTTTTGCAACTCAACCGGGAGTTCTTGGAACAATGATGTCTGGTTCCGGGCCGAGTGTCTTTGCAATTATTGAATCTGAACCACAAGCCCAAGCCGTGAAACAATCCATCAGAGCAGCAATACCCCATGAAGATTTAGAATTGTTCGTGACTCGCACCATTACACATGGCATTCAGATAGCATCTGAATAA
- a CDS encoding Uma2 family endonuclease, which translates to MVIADKNLSLPDHTQLPDSDGNFVKNFQEHPQSILLTDSILPRLQEIHPDGYYCIGQDSGIYWRLTDPPEKGAEAPDWFYVPNVPPSLNGEFRRSYVFWQELIAPLIVLEFVSGNGEEERDKTPYKGKFWIYENIIRPPYYGIYEVRKASVEVYQLIANHYEKMLPNDRGRYAIPPIGVELGIWQGRYQNVELPWLRWWDEQGNLLLIGDERAEAERQLVEIERQRAEAERQRAEIAEQENARLRERLRALGIDPDNLS; encoded by the coding sequence ATGGTCATCGCCGACAAAAATCTGTCTTTACCAGACCACACTCAGCTACCAGATTCTGACGGCAATTTTGTGAAAAATTTCCAGGAACATCCCCAGAGTATCTTATTAACTGATTCTATTCTGCCACGATTACAAGAAATTCACCCCGATGGATATTATTGTATTGGTCAAGATTCTGGTATCTACTGGCGGTTAACAGATCCGCCAGAAAAAGGTGCAGAAGCACCAGATTGGTTTTATGTTCCGAATGTTCCCCCAAGTCTCAATGGTGAATTTCGTCGTTCTTATGTGTTTTGGCAAGAATTGATTGCGCCATTGATTGTTTTAGAATTTGTGTCGGGTAATGGAGAGGAAGAACGAGATAAAACTCCTTACAAGGGGAAATTTTGGATTTACGAAAATATTATCCGTCCTCCTTATTATGGTATTTACGAAGTTAGAAAAGCATCGGTGGAAGTCTATCAATTAATCGCAAATCATTACGAAAAAATGCTTCCCAATGATAGAGGACGTTATGCAATTCCGCCGATAGGTGTGGAGTTAGGCATTTGGCAAGGTCGTTATCAAAATGTAGAATTACCTTGGTTGCGTTGGTGGGATGAACAAGGTAATTTGCTATTAATTGGTGATGAGCGTGCGGAAGCTGAACGCCAACTTGTGGAAATTGAACGCCAACGTGCGGAAGCTGAACGTCAACGTGCGGAAATAGCTGAACAAGAAAATGCTCGTCTGCGGGAAAGGTTACGCGCTTTGGGTATCGATCCTGATAATCTGAGTTAG
- a CDS encoding caspase family protein: MAKNWAIAVGINKYDYLQPLNYAKRDAELIQQFLRNEAGFEKIFFFTDDSPEIGGKSTRPTRTNLLRVLRQLFNQPFMGAGDNFWFFFSGHGIRHAERDYLMPLDGNPTDIEETAIPINFVTERLRCCGADNVVLILDACRNQGQKSGEGIGRQTAEEARQQGVISIFSCSPQEYSYEIEALQQGAFTTALLEGLGVRGQCATVERLNQYLYHRVPEIVRQHKSARQTPYIIAEPVNKSHLILVPRYATLADIATLKIDAYRAQSKRDLTLAKQLWIRVIAAASGQDMEAIEALEEIARLRNSFASPNIPQQPQQPISSKSVTTTPPPKPASSRTNNTPLNPKPITPKSSTTSLSPPAFNISRRGVIQIVGFAGAGLGSAIIIPRLWPFHTI, from the coding sequence ATGGCTAAAAATTGGGCGATCGCAGTTGGCATTAACAAGTATGATTATCTGCAACCGCTAAATTATGCCAAGCGGGATGCAGAATTAATCCAGCAGTTTCTTCGCAACGAGGCGGGGTTTGAAAAGATATTTTTCTTCACCGATGACTCACCGGAAATTGGCGGTAAATCAACTCGTCCAACTCGCACCAACTTACTGCGAGTTTTACGACAGTTATTTAATCAACCCTTCATGGGTGCGGGTGATAACTTTTGGTTCTTTTTTAGTGGACATGGGATACGCCATGCTGAACGTGATTATCTCATGCCTTTGGATGGGAACCCCACAGATATTGAAGAAACGGCGATACCCATTAACTTTGTCACCGAACGGTTGCGGTGTTGTGGTGCAGATAACGTTGTGTTGATTTTAGATGCTTGTCGCAACCAAGGTCAAAAAAGTGGTGAAGGTATAGGGAGACAGACGGCTGAGGAAGCACGTCAACAAGGAGTGATTAGTATATTTTCCTGTAGTCCCCAGGAATATTCTTATGAAATTGAGGCGTTACAACAAGGTGCTTTTACTACGGCGTTGTTGGAAGGGTTAGGAGTTCGCGGACAATGCGCCACGGTGGAGAGATTGAACCAGTATCTCTATCATCGTGTGCCGGAAATTGTGCGTCAGCATAAAAGTGCGAGACAAACACCTTATATAATTGCGGAACCTGTAAATAAATCTCACCTGATACTTGTACCGCGATATGCAACCTTGGCGGATATTGCGACGTTGAAAATAGATGCTTATCGCGCTCAGAGTAAGAGAGACTTGACTTTAGCAAAACAGCTTTGGATTCGAGTCATAGCGGCTGCATCAGGACAAGATATGGAAGCTATAGAAGCGTTGGAAGAAATTGCTCGACTGCGAAATAGTTTTGCAAGTCCTAATATACCTCAACAACCCCAGCAACCAATTTCATCTAAGTCAGTTACAACTACACCGCCTCCAAAGCCAGCCTCATCACGGACTAATAATACTCCTTTAAATCCAAAACCTATTACACCAAAATCTTCAACAACTTCTTTATCACCACCAGCATTTAACATATCGCGGCGAGGGGTAATTCAAATAGTTGGGTTTGCGGGTGCTGGTTTGGGTTCAGCAATTATAATCCCGCGCCTTTGGCCGTTTCATACAATTTAG
- the trpC gene encoding indole-3-glycerol phosphate synthase TrpC, with protein MIYPMTTVNSHLQPMLREIVWQKKQEVAQIQQHMSLASLQRQLTAAPTVRDFLTALQQSPHNPSLIAEIQKASPGYGMIRADFDAIAIAKAYQRAGAACISVFTERTFFQGSFESLRIIRHKVSVPLLCKEFIIDPCQIYLARAAGADAVLLIAAILTDRQLQDFQRIIHYLGMNALIEVHTLAELDRVLQLDDVRLIGINNQSLVDFTVDIGTTQRLLAARRSQIQNLGAIVVSESGLYTHTDLSLMAEAGTNAVLIGESLIKETDIEQAVRRLLNIDSSTFKD; from the coding sequence ATGATTTATCCGATGACTACTGTGAATTCTCATCTCCAACCGATGTTAAGAGAAATTGTGTGGCAGAAAAAGCAAGAAGTAGCACAGATTCAACAACACATGTCTTTAGCTTCTTTGCAACGTCAGTTAACAGCTGCGCCAACAGTACGAGATTTCTTAACAGCTTTACAACAAAGTCCTCATAATCCTAGTCTGATTGCAGAAATTCAAAAAGCATCACCTGGTTATGGCATGATTCGTGCAGACTTTGATGCTATTGCGATCGCCAAAGCATATCAACGTGCTGGTGCTGCTTGTATTTCTGTTTTCACTGAAAGAACATTTTTTCAAGGTAGTTTTGAAAGTCTGCGGATAATTCGCCACAAAGTATCAGTACCACTGCTTTGCAAAGAGTTTATTATTGATCCCTGCCAAATTTATTTAGCACGAGCCGCAGGTGCAGATGCAGTTCTACTAATAGCCGCAATTCTTACAGATAGGCAACTGCAAGATTTTCAACGCATAATTCATTATTTAGGGATGAATGCCTTAATAGAAGTACATACCCTAGCAGAACTTGATCGGGTATTGCAGTTAGATGATGTTCGGTTGATTGGGATTAATAACCAGAGTTTAGTAGATTTTACCGTGGATATCGGCACAACTCAAAGACTACTAGCAGCCAGGCGATCGCAAATCCAAAACTTAGGTGCGATCGTCGTGAGTGAATCAGGATTGTACACCCATACTGATTTATCCCTTATGGCTGAAGCCGGTACCAACGCCGTTTTAATCGGAGAATCTTTAATCAAAGAAACAGATATAGAACAAGCTGTACGCCGTTTGCTGAATATTGATTCTTCAACGTTCAAAGACTAG
- a CDS encoding HetP family heterocyst commitment protein: MHQLDNLQNAKKINTEQVEQIVKAIIAGKYSWACVLMLRFSGYNPIDYIPYRTYIRLLKNNYLLEGAKQKEAKDSEQKLGVFDIKSNWVRS; the protein is encoded by the coding sequence ATGCATCAACTCGATAACCTACAAAACGCCAAAAAAATTAATACAGAACAAGTTGAACAAATTGTTAAAGCAATTATTGCCGGTAAGTATTCCTGGGCATGTGTTTTAATGCTCCGGTTTTCTGGTTATAACCCTATAGATTACATCCCATACCGCACCTACATTCGCCTTCTAAAAAATAACTACTTACTTGAAGGCGCAAAGCAAAAAGAAGCAAAAGATTCCGAACAAAAATTAGGCGTTTTTGACATCAAATCAAATTGGGTACGCTCTTAG